The Haloplanus sp. CK5-1 genome contains a region encoding:
- the uvrA gene encoding excinuclease ABC subunit UvrA: MKEYIEVRGAEEHNLKDLDVRIPREEFSVVTGLSGSGKSSLAFETVYAEGQRRYIESLSAYARNFLGQMDKPQVESVEGLSPAISIDQKNAANNPRSTVGTVTELHDYLRLLYARVGTPHCPECGREVGEQSPGQMVSRLLDLPEGTRAKLCAPIVRDQKGAFEDLFDELVSEGYSRVEVDGDPYDLTVDRPDLDENYDHTVDVVVDRVKVDPDARSRIVDSVETALGEAGGVLKVILPDPPARIELGGATARSTGDLAAVDADGDEDGAADDVPDRLVVEFSEALACTHCGIDIPELETRSFSFNSPHGACPECEGIGNTKAVDADLVVQDPSKPLKNVFEPWSYNRSYYRRQLDSLARHFDVDLDTPFEDLDPAVREAFLHGTDEEVLFEWTTKNGVRRKREPFEGVIGNLERRHVETDSDNTRDHIEEFMAVTTCGACEGTRLKPASRAVLVDGTPITEVNRMSIGDALDHFEGLESSLSDRDRTIAEEILKEIRARLGFMTEVGLDYLTLDREASTLSGGESQRIRLATQVGSGLVGVLYVLDEPSIGLHQRDNDRLLDTLEGLRDLGNTLLVVEHDEETMRRADNVIDMGPGPGRRGGEVVVQGDFDDVVDCDDSITGDYLAGRRGIPVPEERRDPGDGRLTIRGARQHNLTDLDVSIPVGEFVAVTGVSGSGKSTLINDVLYKGLARGMNDNTSVDPGDHDAIEGMDAIETVRLIDQSPIGRTPRSNPATYTGVFDHVRELFAETELATQRGYQKGRFSFNVKGGRCEECGGQGTVKIEMNFLSDVHVPCEECGGARYNDETLDVTYKGKTIADVLDMEVDEALEFFSANPGIRRRLELLRDVGLGYMRLGQPSTTLSGGEAQRVKLAEELGKKDSGETLYLLDEPTTGLHSEDERKLIEVLHRLADAGNTVVVIEHELDLVKNADHVIDLGPEGGEAGGRVVATGTPEEVARVDDSHTGRYLRDLLPDVDLDGPRSDRRKPATPADDD; the protein is encoded by the coding sequence ATGAAGGAGTACATCGAGGTTCGCGGGGCCGAGGAACACAACCTCAAGGACCTCGACGTCCGCATCCCCCGCGAGGAGTTCAGCGTCGTCACAGGGCTGTCCGGATCGGGGAAGTCCTCGCTCGCCTTCGAGACGGTGTACGCCGAGGGGCAACGCCGCTACATCGAGTCCCTCTCCGCGTACGCCCGCAACTTCCTCGGGCAGATGGACAAACCGCAGGTCGAGAGCGTCGAAGGACTCTCGCCCGCCATCTCCATCGACCAGAAGAACGCAGCCAACAACCCCCGGTCCACGGTGGGGACCGTCACGGAACTGCACGACTATCTCCGTCTGCTGTACGCCCGCGTCGGCACGCCCCACTGTCCCGAGTGTGGCCGCGAGGTGGGCGAACAGAGCCCGGGCCAGATGGTGAGTCGCCTCCTCGATCTGCCCGAGGGGACGAGGGCGAAACTCTGTGCGCCCATCGTCCGCGACCAGAAGGGAGCCTTCGAGGACCTGTTCGACGAACTCGTGAGCGAGGGGTACAGCCGCGTCGAGGTGGACGGCGATCCCTACGACCTCACCGTCGACCGTCCGGACCTCGACGAGAACTACGACCACACGGTCGACGTGGTGGTCGACCGGGTGAAAGTCGACCCCGACGCCCGGTCGCGGATCGTCGACTCCGTCGAGACGGCCCTCGGGGAGGCCGGGGGCGTCCTGAAAGTGATCCTGCCGGACCCACCCGCGAGGATCGAACTCGGCGGCGCGACGGCTCGGTCGACCGGTGATTTGGCCGCCGTCGACGCCGACGGCGACGAGGACGGCGCAGCCGACGACGTCCCGGACCGCCTCGTCGTCGAGTTCTCCGAGGCGTTGGCCTGCACCCACTGTGGCATCGACATCCCGGAACTCGAGACGCGGAGTTTCTCCTTCAACAGCCCCCACGGGGCCTGCCCGGAGTGTGAGGGGATCGGGAACACGAAAGCGGTCGACGCCGACCTCGTGGTACAGGACCCGAGCAAGCCGCTGAAGAACGTCTTCGAGCCGTGGAGTTACAACCGGTCGTACTACCGCCGCCAACTCGACTCGCTGGCCCGCCACTTCGACGTCGACCTCGACACCCCCTTCGAGGACCTCGATCCGGCGGTGCGAGAGGCGTTCCTCCACGGCACCGACGAGGAGGTGCTCTTCGAGTGGACGACCAAGAACGGTGTTCGGCGCAAGCGCGAACCGTTCGAGGGCGTGATCGGCAACCTCGAACGCCGCCACGTCGAGACGGACTCCGACAACACCCGCGACCACATCGAGGAGTTCATGGCCGTCACCACCTGCGGAGCCTGCGAGGGGACTCGCCTCAAGCCCGCCTCGCGTGCCGTCCTCGTCGACGGCACCCCGATCACCGAGGTGAACCGCATGAGCATCGGCGACGCCCTCGACCACTTCGAGGGGTTGGAGTCGTCGCTCTCCGACCGGGACCGCACCATCGCCGAGGAGATCCTGAAGGAGATCCGCGCCCGCCTCGGCTTCATGACCGAGGTTGGACTGGACTACCTCACCCTCGACCGCGAGGCGTCGACCCTCTCGGGTGGCGAGTCCCAGCGCATCCGCCTCGCCACACAGGTCGGGTCCGGGCTGGTCGGCGTGCTGTACGTCCTCGACGAACCCTCCATCGGCCTCCACCAGCGGGACAACGACCGCCTCCTCGACACCCTCGAAGGGTTGCGGGACCTCGGGAACACGCTCCTGGTCGTCGAACACGACGAGGAGACGATGCGCCGCGCCGACAACGTCATCGACATGGGCCCCGGGCCGGGTCGCCGCGGCGGCGAGGTGGTCGTCCAGGGCGACTTCGACGACGTGGTCGATTGTGACGACTCGATCACCGGCGACTACCTCGCCGGTCGACGGGGGATTCCGGTGCCCGAGGAGCGCCGCGACCCCGGCGACGGCCGCCTCACGATCCGCGGGGCGCGCCAACACAACCTCACGGATCTCGACGTCTCCATCCCCGTCGGCGAGTTCGTCGCCGTCACGGGCGTCTCCGGGTCGGGCAAGTCGACGCTGATCAACGACGTGCTCTACAAGGGGCTGGCCCGCGGGATGAACGACAACACCTCCGTCGACCCCGGCGACCACGACGCCATCGAGGGGATGGACGCCATCGAGACGGTGCGGCTGATCGACCAATCACCCATCGGGCGCACGCCCCGGTCGAACCCCGCCACCTACACCGGCGTCTTCGACCACGTCCGCGAACTGTTCGCGGAGACGGAGCTCGCGACCCAGCGGGGCTACCAGAAGGGTCGCTTCTCGTTCAACGTCAAGGGCGGTCGCTGCGAGGAGTGTGGCGGCCAGGGCACGGTCAAAATCGAGATGAACTTCCTCTCGGACGTCCACGTCCCCTGCGAGGAGTGTGGGGGCGCGCGCTACAACGACGAGACGCTGGACGTCACCTACAAGGGGAAGACCATCGCCGACGTCCTCGACATGGAGGTCGACGAGGCCCTCGAGTTCTTCTCCGCCAACCCCGGCATCCGCCGCCGTCTCGAACTCTTACGGGACGTGGGGCTGGGATACATGCGACTGGGCCAGCCCTCGACGACCCTCTCCGGCGGCGAGGCCCAGCGGGTCAAACTCGCCGAGGAGTTGGGCAAGAAGGACTCCGGCGAGACGCTCTATCTGCTGGACGAACCCACCACCGGACTCCACTCCGAGGACGAGCGCAAACTGATCGAGGTGCTCCACCGCCTCGCCGACGCGGGCAACACGGTGGTCGTCATCGAACACGAACTCGACCTCGTCAAGAACGCCGACCACGTGATCGACCTCGGCCCGGAGGGTGGCGAGGCCGGCGGCCGGGTGGTCGCGACGGGGACGCCCGAGGAGGTCGCCCGCGTCGACGACTCCCACACCGGGCGCTACCTCCGGGACCTCCTGCCGGACGTCGACCTCGACGGGCCGCGGTCGGACCGGCGGAAGCCGGCCACGCCCGCGGACGACGACTGA
- a CDS encoding DUF402 domain-containing protein, which translates to MNVRVRGIYTTALTRRFLDAGHDVVAASDPIRERFDADFGTDPHDVAVETTDDRQGVGVAGDPDAVEEAVDRLRVARDTFAWPSPTPRDAVFDARVTETLGSGAVCDLGDADGFLPFGNVDDHVTEGDELRVQVVESAAPWIDRRPVLDAGVRVRAGPATLVRGESGITVDARDDRAARELAGMTDLLGIDPPDGWGLRWADAATDADMGALEAALSTTVGRAETAESALDSPVDPSRRVATPAATTWVWFGRESRFALDTDRREVTTTMPGHHRVKAGSEEASRAVDFVEALGGADGDDFPFVPVTDTFGPVAGDTVRIDHGKPDGRRIVLGRAEVTDRDPDGTLTLRREMTGGGTYDALGVDREAGDVAVTKVREGRWWYPTVYRGDDGKRRGTYVNVCTPVEAFPDAVRYVDLHVDVVKGPDGEVRRVDDDELDAAVEAGLVAEALAEKARSVASGLVEALQ; encoded by the coding sequence ATGAACGTCCGCGTCCGCGGCATCTACACGACCGCACTCACTCGCCGGTTCCTCGACGCCGGACACGACGTGGTCGCCGCGTCCGACCCCATCCGCGAGCGCTTCGACGCCGACTTCGGGACCGACCCCCACGACGTCGCCGTCGAGACGACCGACGACCGACAGGGTGTCGGCGTCGCCGGCGACCCCGACGCCGTCGAGGAGGCGGTCGACCGTCTCCGTGTCGCCCGCGACACGTTCGCGTGGCCCTCGCCGACCCCGCGGGACGCCGTCTTCGACGCCCGCGTGACCGAGACGCTCGGGAGCGGCGCGGTCTGTGACCTGGGCGACGCCGACGGCTTCCTCCCCTTCGGCAACGTCGACGACCACGTGACCGAGGGCGACGAACTCCGGGTACAGGTCGTCGAGTCGGCCGCGCCGTGGATCGACCGCCGGCCCGTCCTCGACGCCGGGGTTCGAGTGCGTGCGGGGCCGGCGACGCTCGTCCGGGGCGAGTCGGGGATCACGGTCGACGCCCGAGACGACCGGGCCGCCCGCGAACTCGCGGGCATGACCGACCTCCTCGGGATCGACCCACCCGACGGTTGGGGCCTCCGCTGGGCCGACGCCGCGACCGACGCCGACATGGGGGCACTGGAGGCGGCGCTCTCGACGACGGTCGGCCGCGCCGAGACCGCCGAGTCGGCGCTCGACTCGCCGGTCGACCCCTCGCGCCGGGTCGCCACCCCCGCCGCGACGACGTGGGTGTGGTTCGGCCGTGAATCGCGGTTCGCCCTCGATACCGACCGCCGCGAGGTGACGACGACGATGCCCGGCCACCACCGCGTGAAGGCGGGGTCCGAGGAGGCGAGTCGAGCCGTCGACTTCGTCGAGGCGTTGGGTGGGGCCGACGGCGACGACTTTCCCTTCGTCCCGGTGACGGACACCTTCGGCCCCGTCGCGGGCGACACCGTCCGAATCGACCACGGCAAACCCGACGGTCGCCGGATCGTCCTCGGGCGGGCGGAGGTGACCGACCGCGACCCCGACGGCACGCTCACCCTCCGCCGGGAGATGACCGGCGGCGGCACGTACGACGCCCTCGGCGTCGACCGCGAGGCCGGCGACGTGGCGGTCACGAAGGTCCGCGAGGGGCGGTGGTGGTATCCGACGGTGTACCGGGGCGACGACGGCAAGCGCAGGGGAACGTACGTCAACGTCTGCACGCCCGTCGAGGCGTTCCCCGACGCCGTCCGCTACGTCGACCTCCACGTCGACGTGGTGAAGGGGCCGGACGGCGAGGTGCGCCGCGTCGACGACGACGAACTCGACGCGGCGGTCGAGGCGGGGCTGGTGGCCGAAGCGCTGGCGGAGAAGGCCCGGTCGGTCGCGTCGGGGCTGGTCGAGGCTCTACAGTAG